One part of the Sciurus carolinensis chromosome 6, mSciCar1.2, whole genome shotgun sequence genome encodes these proteins:
- the Fndc9 gene encoding fibronectin type III domain-containing protein 9 isoform X1 → MEGFCGGCCLCFTGNEIGMNIEVGNVSYTGAIISWSSSEPCLEDYYHIMYRPNWNSIFSGYLRYSFHHEEKVPRTISSVALEHLAPSTLYFLCISCKKVAFPYRHYCTMFHTLDKSPLAAGSSLVDPQISLWVLMAILLACFTAVLAFICLQFWCIRCHEPRWSYRAGHMEEANGLVRWPEEAPALGQREEDLQGLPLVEMPRKNSGAEAGAEPEALQDAPDEEALAREGGDQPAILPHFRE, encoded by the exons ATGGAAGGGTTCTGCGGAGGCTGTTGCCTGTGTTTCACGGGGAATGA AATCGGGATGAACATCGAGGTTGGGAACGTTTCTTATACGGGAGCCATCATCTCCTGGTCGTCCTCGGAGCCCTGCCTGGAGGACTATTACCATATTATGTACAGGCCCAACTGGAACAGCATCTTCTCTGGCTATCTTCGCTACAGCTTCCACCACGAGGAGAAGGTGCCTCGAACGATCAGCTCGGTGGCGCTGGAACACCTGGCCCCTTCCACGCTCTACTTCCTCTGCATCAGTTGTAAGAAGGTTGCCTTCCCCTACAGGCACTACTGCACCATGTTCCACACCTTGGATAAGAGTCCGCTGGCTGCTGGCAGCTCCCTGGTGGATCCGCAAATCTCCCTTTGGGTGTTGATGGCCATCCTGCTGGCCTGCTTCACGGCTGTCTTGGCCTTCATCTGCCTCCAGTTCTGGTGCATCCGTTGCCATGAGCCTCGATGGTCTTACAGAGCTGGCCACATGGAGGAAGCCAATGGGCTAGTGAGATGGCCGGAGGAGGCCCCAGCCCttgggcagagggaggaagacCTGCAGGGGCTTCCCCTGGTAGAAATGCCACGCAAGAACTCTGGAGCAGAAGCTGGGGCAGAACCTGAAGCCCTGCAGGATGCCCCTGATGAGGAAGCCTtagccagggagggaggggatcAACCTGCCATATTGCCTCACTTCAGGgaatga
- the Fndc9 gene encoding fibronectin type III domain-containing protein 9 isoform X2, whose translation MNIEVGNVSYTGAIISWSSSEPCLEDYYHIMYRPNWNSIFSGYLRYSFHHEEKVPRTISSVALEHLAPSTLYFLCISCKKVAFPYRHYCTMFHTLDKSPLAAGSSLVDPQISLWVLMAILLACFTAVLAFICLQFWCIRCHEPRWSYRAGHMEEANGLVRWPEEAPALGQREEDLQGLPLVEMPRKNSGAEAGAEPEALQDAPDEEALAREGGDQPAILPHFRE comes from the coding sequence ATGAACATCGAGGTTGGGAACGTTTCTTATACGGGAGCCATCATCTCCTGGTCGTCCTCGGAGCCCTGCCTGGAGGACTATTACCATATTATGTACAGGCCCAACTGGAACAGCATCTTCTCTGGCTATCTTCGCTACAGCTTCCACCACGAGGAGAAGGTGCCTCGAACGATCAGCTCGGTGGCGCTGGAACACCTGGCCCCTTCCACGCTCTACTTCCTCTGCATCAGTTGTAAGAAGGTTGCCTTCCCCTACAGGCACTACTGCACCATGTTCCACACCTTGGATAAGAGTCCGCTGGCTGCTGGCAGCTCCCTGGTGGATCCGCAAATCTCCCTTTGGGTGTTGATGGCCATCCTGCTGGCCTGCTTCACGGCTGTCTTGGCCTTCATCTGCCTCCAGTTCTGGTGCATCCGTTGCCATGAGCCTCGATGGTCTTACAGAGCTGGCCACATGGAGGAAGCCAATGGGCTAGTGAGATGGCCGGAGGAGGCCCCAGCCCttgggcagagggaggaagacCTGCAGGGGCTTCCCCTGGTAGAAATGCCACGCAAGAACTCTGGAGCAGAAGCTGGGGCAGAACCTGAAGCCCTGCAGGATGCCCCTGATGAGGAAGCCTtagccagggagggaggggatcAACCTGCCATATTGCCTCACTTCAGGgaatga